The Flavobacteriales bacterium genome includes the window CCAGTGGGATCAACTTCTCTGGAAAATGATTCGGTCCGTAGTTGTTGGAGCAATTGCTGATCACAATCGGCAATCCGTACGTATGAAAATAAGCTCTGACCAAGTGATCTGAACTTGCTTTGGAAGCAGAATACGGGCTTCGCGGATCGTAAGCCGTTGTCTCATAGAAGAATCCTTCATCACCCAAGGAGCCATAAACCTCATCGGTAGAAACGTGGTAGAAACGCTTTCCCTCCCAATTGCCGTCCCACAGTTTGCGGGCAGCATTCAACAGGTTCACCGTTCCAATAATGTTGGTCTTCACAAATGCCATCGGTCCAGAAATGGAACGGTCCACATGCGATTCTGCCGCCAAATGAATGACCGCATCTGGTTGATGCTTGGCGAAAACCTCCTCCATCTTTGCCTCATCGGTGATGTCCGCATGCTCGAACACGTAGTTCGGAGCGTTTTCCACATCCTTCAGATTCTCCAGGTTTCCTGCGTAGGTAAGCGCATCCAAGTTCACAATTCGATAGTTCGGATAGTTGTTCACAAACCTGCACACTACGTGCGAGCCGATAAATCCTGCACCACCTGTTATGATGATCGTCTTCATGTGTTCTGTTTTCTGTAATTCTGTTCCCAGTTCCAAGATGAACTGAGCGCTTCTTTCAATCCAAGTTCAGCCTTCCAGTTGAGCGCCTCATTAGCAAGCGATGTATCTGCCCAAACCTGTGTAATGTCTCCTGCCCTTCTCGACCCGATCCTGTAATTCACTTTAATTCCTGTCGCCTCCTCAAAGCCATTGACGACATCCAGAACGGAATAACCGTTGCCAGTACCGACATTGAATACTTCGTATGCCGAATCCATCCGACCATCCTCAATGCGTTTCAATGCCTGGAGATGGGCCTTTGCCAGGTCCACCACATGGATGTAATCGCGGATGCATGTTCCATCAGCCGTTGGATAGTCATCTCCAAAAACAGTAAGTGTTTCGCGAATCCCCGCTGCTGTTTGCGTAACGTACGGAACAAGATTGTTGGGGATTCCAACCGGAAGTTCACCGATCTTCCCTGAAGCATGTGCCCCGATAGGGTTGAAATATCTCAGTGAAATACTGTTGAATTTCTCGACAGGCGAAGCATCGCGGATGATGTCCTCTGCCATGCTTTTGGTATTTCCGTAAGGAGATTCTGCTTCTTTTCTTGGAGTGGATTCCGTGACCGGGCAAACATCTGGCTGACCGTAAACGGTACAACTGGATGAAAAGACGAAATTCCTGATGTCGTGCTTTTTCATTTCCTCCAGCACGTTCACCAAACTGAAAAGGTTGTTCCTGTAATAGAGCAATGGATCCTGAACGGATTCTCCGACCGCTTTCTTGGCCGCAAAATGGATGATCGAGTCTGCCTCTGCACCTATCTGCTCAAACACCGATGCGGTTGCAGCAGCATCGGAAAGATCTACCTCAAAAAACTGGGGACGAACGCCCGTCAGTTCTTCAATCGCATCAAGCACTTCGATGCTGGAATTGGAAAGATCATCAAGAATTGCAACCTGATAACCCGCCTGTAGCAGTTCTACAACGGTGTGCGAACCAATATATCCTGTTCCTCCCGTTACAACTACCATTACAAACTCCAGTATTCCAGATTATTGATTCTGCCTTTGAAGACGCCTTTCACATCCACAACAATTCCGTTGTCGGAAGAAAGTGATTCGAAATAGTTTTCATCCTTGCTGATGTATTCGGCATGGTTCACAGCCACGATGATGGCATCGTAATTATTGCCAACCTTGGACGTAAGCTCAAAACCGTATTCGTGTTTGAGCTCGCTGGAAGATGCATGTGGATCGACCACGTCCACCCGAACTCCGAACGACTCCAACTCACGGATCACATCCACCACTTTTGAGTTGCGGATATCGGCCACATTTTCCTTGAATGTAGCTCCCATTATAAGCACTTTGGCCTTGCTGATGTCTTTTCCGTTGGCGATGATCTTCTTCACCGTTTCGCGCGCGATATATGGTCCCATCTCATCGTTGATGGAACGACCAGAGGTGATGACCTTGGAGTGATAACCGAGCTCGCGGGCCTTGTGCGTGAGGTAATATGGATCGACACCGATGCAATGCCCACCGACCAGGCCAGGGAAGAACTTCAGGAAATTCCATTTTGTACCTGCAGCCTGAAGCACATCGAACGTATTGATGCCCATTCGGTTGAAGATCATGGAAAGTTCGTTCATCAAAGCAATGTTCACATCGCGCTGGGTGTTCTCAATGATCTTGGCCGCCTCGGCAACTTTGATGGATGACGCTCGGTGAACGCCTGCATCTACCACCAATTCGTATGTTTTAGCCACGATATCCAGTGATTCATCATCACAGCCCGAAACCACCTTGACGATCTTGGCCAACGTATGTTCCTTATCTCCTGGATTGATGCGCTCTGGTGAGTAACCAACTTTGAAATCCTCATTGAATTTCAGACCAGAGACCTCCTCCAAAACTGGAACACAGTCTTCTTCGGTGCAACCTGGATAAACGGTCGATTCAAAAACCACATAATCGCCTTTGCTGAGTGCAGAACCAACTGTTTTTGACGCACTTAACACAGGTCTAAGATCGGGCAGGTTGTGTTCGTCAATTGGCGTAGGAACCGCCACAATATAGAACTGAACGTCTTTCAGGTCGTTCGGATCGGCAGTAAAGAGAATGTCACATCCTTCAAACTCGGATGCTTCCAGTTCCTCGCTTGGGTCGATGTTCTTTTTCATCAACTCCACACGGTCTGCGTTGATGTCGAAGCCGACCACTTTTATCTTTCTGGCGAAAGCCAAGGCAATAGGCAGCCCCACGTAGCCAAGGCCGATCACCGCCAACTTGGCGTCTTTGTTCACCAATCTTTCGTAAATGTTCATCTCACGAATTCTTCTTCGATAATAACTCTTTCGGTCTGAGCGCATAAATGCGCTCGATGATGTCAACCACCTTCAGCCCTTCCAAGGCGTTTGTGGTAATGGATTTGCTTCCGCGCAGGTTCTCAACCACATTCTCTATGATGAAATGGTGGTTTGCCGCAGAGCCTTTGTACGCTCCATAATCATTTGCAGGGCCCGACTCTTCCAACTCCGGCATTTCGTAGCCATCGATGTTGCAGTATTCCACCTCGTTCATGTACTGTCCACCGATCTTCACGCTTCCCTTCTCACCAATAATTGTGAGACTGCTCTCCAAGTTCGAATTCCACACAGAAGTCGAATAATTGATACATCCCATTCCACCGTTCACGAAGTTGAAATGCACCAATCCAGAATCCTCAAAATCGGTAAGGTTCTGATGATTGAAATCGTGAAAATTGGCTTTGATGTCAGTAATGTCTCCGAAGAGCCAATACATGATGTCAACGAAGTGCGAGAATTGCGTGAAAAGTGTGCCACCATCCAGTTTCCCATCGCCTTTCCAAACTCCAGGTTTGTAGTAACGCTCGTCACGGTTCCAGTAACAGTTGACCTGCACCATGAAAACTTTGCCGAGAATGTTCTCCTCAATCACCTTCTTGATCCAGACCGAAGGTGGCGAATAACGGTTCTGCATCACGCAGAAAACCTGCTTTGAAACCTGCAACGATTGAAAGATGATCTTCTCGCAATCTGCCTTGGTCAACGCCATCGGCTTTTCGCAAACGATGTGCTTGCCTGCTTTCAGCGCAGCAATGCTATGCTCCGCATGAAATCCATTCGGAGTACAAACGCAGACCACATCGATCTCAGGAACGGCTGCCAACATCTCTTCCAACGAATCGAAAAACGGCACATCATACGTATCGATCCCCAATTCCTTTCCATCGCGCGAATCACTCAACGCAACCAGTTCACATTCAGAATTGCGGGTGATCATCTCGGCATGTCGCTTGCCAATGTGGCCACAGCCGACCACTCCAAATCGTATTTTCCGTTCGATGATGGTCATGACAGTTTGGTTACCGAACCTTCTTTCAACTGATACTTTTCTCCACTTTCGGGACAAGTTGCCGATCCATTGGCATCGAATTCCAATCGGTGACCGAATTCGCTCATCCAACCGATCTGGCGCGCAGGATTCCCGACAACCAACGCGTACGGAGGAATGTCTTTCGTTACTACGGAACCTGCACCAATGAAGGCGAACGTTCCGATGTTGTGTCCACAGACAACGGTCGCGTTCGCTCCGATGCTGGCACCTTTTCCGACCACGGTTTTCTCGTACTGTCCTCTGCGATTCACCGCGCTTCTCGGATTCGTCACATTGGTAAAAACCATGGATGGGCCGAGGAACACATCATCTTCGCAAATGACACCTGTGTAAATCGAAACATTGTTCTGAACCTTGACATTATTGCCCAAAACCACATTTGGCGAAACCACCACGTTCTGTCCGAGATTGCAGTTCTGCCCCAGAACACAGCCCGTCATCAAATGAGAGAAATGCCACACTTTGGTTCCTTCACCAATGGTGCAGCCTTCATCGATAACCGCTGTTTCGTGGGCAAAATATCCCATCACTTTCTGATATACCCTTCAAAGGTGTTGTGTTCCTTTTTGAACAGTTCCTCTTCTGGAAGGCTTTTGAAATATTCGTAGGTGATCTTCAATCCTTCGGCACGGCTCACCTTCGGCTCCCAATCGAGAATTGCTCTTGCTCTATCAATGTTCGGTTGACGTTGCATCGGATCATCTACTGGAAGTGGTTTGTAGATCACTTTCTGATCCGTTCCTGTGAGTTTGATGATCTCCTCTGCGAATTGCGCAATCGTGATCTCATCCGGATTTCCAATGTTCACCGGCTCTGCATAATCGGAATGAAGCAAACGGTAAATCCCTTCAATCAGATCATCTACATAACAGAAACTTCTTGTCTGACTTCCATCACCGAAAACCGTAAGGTCTTCGCCACGCAGTGCCTGCCCGATGAATGCGGGAAGTACACGACCATCATTCAGTCGCATGCGCGGACCGTATGTGTTGAAAATCCGAACAATACGCGTTTCAAGTCCATGATAACGATGATACGCCATGGTGATGGCCTCCTGAAAACGCTTGGCTTCATCGTACACGCCACGCGGCCCGATCGGATTCACATTTCCCCAGTAATCTTCGGTCTGTGGATGCACCATCGGGTCACCGTAAACTTCAGAAGTTGAGGCGATCAGCATTCTTGCTCCTTTCGCTTTGGCCAGTCCCAAACAGTTGTGCGTTCCCAACGAGCCCACTTTCAATGTTTGAATCGGAATCTTCAAGTAATCGATCGGGCTTGCTGGCGATGCGAAATGCAAAATGTAATCCAGTTCGCCTGGAATATGAATGTACTTGCTTACATCGTGATGGTAGAATTCGAACTCCTTCAGTTTAAACAGGTGTTCGATATTCTTGAGGTTTCCTGTGATGAGATTGTCCATCCCGATCACGTAGTAACCTTCTTTGATAAACCTGTCGCAAAGGTGTGAACCGAGAAAACCGGCCGCACCTGTGATCAATACTCTTTTCATCCTTGTGGGATTATGGTTCTTCGTCCAATGCTGCTGTAGTAGAAACCGAGATCTTTCATTTGATCGAGTTCGTAAAGGTTACGTCCATCGAAGACGACCTTTTCCTTCAGCTTCTCTGACATCACATCAAAATCCGGTGAGCGGAAAACCGACCACTCGGTGGCAATGATCAAGGCATCGGCATTCTCCAAAGCGCTGTTGGCATCCTCGGCATAAGAAATTCTATCGCCTACTCGTTCCTTCACGTTATCCATTGCCTCTGGATCGTAAGCCGTAATGGTTGCTCCCGCTTCCAACAATTTGTCAATGACGTAAAGTGCAGGTGCTTCGCGGATGTCATCCGTATCTGGCTTGAAGGCCAAGCCCCAAAGTGCGAAGTGCTTTCCTTTCAGATCGCCTCCGTAAAAATCTTTGATCTTGGGAACAATGACCGTTTTCTGGTTCTCATTCACGCGCATCACAGAATCAAGAATGGTGAAATCGTAATTCACTTCAGAGGCTGATTTTGCCAATGCCTGTACATCCTTCGGGAAACAGCTTCCGCCATAACCGATGCCCGGAAAAAGGAAACGCTTACCGATACGCGTATCCGTTCCGATTCCGATTCTCACCTTGTCCACATCTGCATCAAGAAGTTCGCAGAGATTGGCGATCTCGTTCATGAAGGTGATCTTGGTGGCAAGGAATGCGTTGGCCGCATATTTGGTCAGCTCGGCCGATTTCTCATCCATGAAGATGATCGGGTTTCCTTGACGGACATACGGTTTGTAAAGCTCTTCCATGATCTTCTTGGCCTTCTCGGAAGAAGTTCCGACAACCACTCGATCAGGCTTCAAGAAGTCATCCACCGCAAATCCCTCACGAAGGAATTCCGGGTTGGAAACCACATCAAAATCTACCGTTGCGTGTTTTTGAACTGCTGCAGTCACTTTATCAGCAGTTCCTACAGGAACGGTACTCTTGTCCACAAGAACCTTGTAGTCCTTCATGATCTTACCGAGGTTATCGGCAACACCAAGCACGTAGGAAAGATCGGCAGAACCATCTTCTCCCGGAGGAGTTGGAAGCGCCAAGAACACGACCTGCGCAGAACCAACGGCCTCTTCCAGGTCTGTGGTGAATTTCAAGCGGCCCTGTTTGATGTTCCGTTCGAAAAGCACATCCAAATGCGGCTCATAGATCGGCACTTCTCCGTTCCGCATCTTATTCACTTTCTTCTCGTCAATATCAACACAGATAACGTGATTTCCGGTTTCTGCCAAGCAGGTCCCGGTCACCAGACCAACATATCCTGTTCCTACAACAGCAATGTTCATTCGCTCTTATTTATGAATTCAATTACTTTTTCAATGATATAATCCTGCTGTTCCGATTCCATTTCGGTGTGAATTGGAAGCGAGATCACGTTATCGCACAGCTTTTCAGTTACGGCAAAACTTCTGTTTGAGTCACTATTGGCAAACGCCTTCTGTTTGTGCAACGGAATCGGGTAATAGATCATGGATGGAATGTCGTTCTCTTGCAAGAATTCCTTAATTCCATTTCTGTCCACGCCATTCAGCACCAAGGTATATTGATGGAAAACGTGCTTCGACCTATTGTCTCTTACTGGAGTTTTGATGGCATCAACATTCGCGAATGCTGCATCGTATCTATCTGCAACGGCAATTCTCCGTGAGATGAAATCATCCAAATGACGGAGTTTGATTCTCAGCACAGCAGCCTGCATGGCATCCAAACGGGAATTGACCCCGACCACGTCATGCGTGTACAATTTGCTCTGACCGTGCGATGCGATCATCACGGCCATTTTGGCCAGATCGTCATCATTGGTGAAGATGGCTCCACCATCCCCGAAACAACCCAAGTTTTTGGATGGAAAGAAGGAGGTCGTTCCGAACGTTCCAATGGTTCCAGATTTCGCCACTCGTCCGTTCGAGAAGAAATAATCCGAGCCGATGGCCTGTGCATTATCCTCAATCACGTGGATTCCATGCCTATCGGCCAACGCCATCAATCCTTCCATATCGGCACATTGGCCGTAAAGATGAACAGGTACGATGGCTTTGGTTTTGGGACCAATGGCCGCTTCAACTTGACTCAAGTCCAAGGTGAACGTGTCCTCATCCACATCCACCATTACAGGTGTCAGACCCAGCAAGGCGATCACTTCGGCCGTGGCCACATACGTGAAAGTCGGAACAATGACCTCATCTCCAGGCTTCAGCCCAAGTGCCATCATGGCAATTTGCAGCGCATCGGTACCATTGGCGCACGGAATCACATGCTCCGCGCCAAGATATTCTGCCAATTCATTCTTAAATCCGTCCACTTCTGGACCACCGATGAATCGCGCAGAGTCCATTACGGCAAGTACGGCATCGTCAATCTCCTTCTGCAAACGCCTGTATTGCGTCTGCAGATCCACCATGGCTATCTGTTTCAAGGTCGCGGGTTTGATTTCCGTGCTTATTCAGAGGCGGCAAATATAGCTAAATAAGACCCCGAGAAACACGTAAAATGTGCTAAAAACGAGGCGTTCGGAGCGTGTAGAAAGTTACCCGACCTGCTCGGCCAGCGACCGTATCTGCGAAGCGAAATAATCCCAAGAAAAACGCTTCTTCTCCTCCTTGATATTCTCCACAAACTCCGCGTATCTTTCTTCTTTGAAGAACTTGGAAATTCCTTCGGAAACAGCTTCTGGGGTTGGTTCGGTAACATAACCGACCTTACCGTGAGGGACCATTTCGGGCAGACCACCGACATTGGTCACCAACATCGGTGTTTCGAAATGATAGGCGATCTGAGTAACTCCGCTTTGGGTCGCACTCAGATATGGTTGTGCAACCATATCAGCCGCACAGAAATAGTATTTCACTTTGAATTTATCCACGAAACCTGCATTCACGGTCACATGCTGCGTCAGCTTCAATTTATCGATCAGCTTGGTGTAGATGGCCCGATCTTCATAGAACTCACCTGCGATCACCAGCCTCAGATCCTCCTTGTCCTCCAATTGCGAAATGGCCTTGAGCAGCAATTTCAACCCTTTGTACTTACGGATGATGCCGAAGAAAAGTATCATTCTGGCATTCTCAGGAATCCCCAAATGCTTTCGGGCAAAAGACCTCTCTACCTTTTCCCCGAAACGATCATAGACAGGATGATAGAGCTGTTTTCGCGGCTTGTTTGAATCAAACTTTGTAAGGTCGTTGATAACCGTGGATGACATTCCGACAAAGGCATCGCAATGGCGCAAAAAGTATTTGGTGAACGTTTTATCGAAAGGTCTTTTTTCGTGCGGAACCACATTATCCAAAACACCGACCACGGGAACTCCAAGTGCTTTTTTCAACCATCTGCAGATGGTTCCCAAACATGGCCCCATGAAAGGCAGCCAGAAACGGACCACCACAAAATCAGGTGAGAAACGCTTGATCTGTCGGACCGTGAGCCACCAACTGATCGGATTTACCGAACTGATCGTTGGAAGTATTTTAACTCCTTCAGGTCCTTTCCTATCAGCGGCTTCCACCTGCGATGTTCCAGGAAA containing:
- the rfbB gene encoding dTDP-glucose 4,6-dehydratase, whose product is MKTIIITGGAGFIGSHVVCRFVNNYPNYRIVNLDALTYAGNLENLKDVENAPNYVFEHADITDEAKMEEVFAKHQPDAVIHLAAESHVDRSISGPMAFVKTNIIGTVNLLNAARKLWDGNWEGKRFYHVSTDEVYGSLGDEGFFYETTAYDPRSPYSASKASSDHLVRAYFHTYGLPIVISNCSNNYGPNHFPEKLIPLAIHRIQNNQEIPVYGKGENVRDWLYVEDHASAIDTVFHKGPNGETYNIGGNNEWTNIDLIRLLCKIMDEKLGREEGTSEKLITFVKDRAGHDLRYAIDSTKLKTELGWQPSLTFEEGLPKTVDWYLANQEWLNHVTSGAYQNYFKQQYQER
- the galE gene encoding UDP-glucose 4-epimerase GalE; its protein translation is MVVVTGGTGYIGSHTVVELLQAGYQVAILDDLSNSSIEVLDAIEELTGVRPQFFEVDLSDAAATASVFEQIGAEADSIIHFAAKKAVGESVQDPLLYYRNNLFSLVNVLEEMKKHDIRNFVFSSSCTVYGQPDVCPVTESTPRKEAESPYGNTKSMAEDIIRDASPVEKFNSISLRYFNPIGAHASGKIGELPVGIPNNLVPYVTQTAAGIRETLTVFGDDYPTADGTCIRDYIHVVDLAKAHLQALKRIEDGRMDSAYEVFNVGTGNGYSVLDVVNGFEEATGIKVNYRIGSRRAGDITQVWADTSLANEALNWKAELGLKEALSSSWNWEQNYRKQNT
- a CDS encoding nucleotide sugar dehydrogenase; amino-acid sequence: MYERLVNKDAKLAVIGLGYVGLPIALAFARKIKVVGFDINADRVELMKKNIDPSEELEASEFEGCDILFTADPNDLKDVQFYIVAVPTPIDEHNLPDLRPVLSASKTVGSALSKGDYVVFESTVYPGCTEEDCVPVLEEVSGLKFNEDFKVGYSPERINPGDKEHTLAKIVKVVSGCDDESLDIVAKTYELVVDAGVHRASSIKVAEAAKIIENTQRDVNIALMNELSMIFNRMGINTFDVLQAAGTKWNFLKFFPGLVGGHCIGVDPYYLTHKARELGYHSKVITSGRSINDEMGPYIARETVKKIIANGKDISKAKVLIMGATFKENVADIRNSKVVDVIRELESFGVRVDVVDPHASSSELKHEYGFELTSKVGNNYDAIIVAVNHAEYISKDENYFESLSSDNGIVVDVKGVFKGRINNLEYWSL
- a CDS encoding gfo/Idh/MocA family oxidoreductase: MIERKIRFGVVGCGHIGKRHAEMITRNSECELVALSDSRDGKELGIDTYDVPFFDSLEEMLAAVPEIDVVCVCTPNGFHAEHSIAALKAGKHIVCEKPMALTKADCEKIIFQSLQVSKQVFCVMQNRYSPPSVWIKKVIEENILGKVFMVQVNCYWNRDERYYKPGVWKGDGKLDGGTLFTQFSHFVDIMYWLFGDITDIKANFHDFNHQNLTDFEDSGLVHFNFVNGGMGCINYSTSVWNSNLESSLTIIGEKGSVKIGGQYMNEVEYCNIDGYEMPELEESGPANDYGAYKGSAANHHFIIENVVENLRGSKSITTNALEGLKVVDIIERIYALRPKELLSKKNS
- a CDS encoding N-acetyltransferase; protein product: MGYFAHETAVIDEGCTIGEGTKVWHFSHLMTGCVLGQNCNLGQNVVVSPNVVLGNNVKVQNNVSIYTGVICEDDVFLGPSMVFTNVTNPRSAVNRRGQYEKTVVGKGASIGANATVVCGHNIGTFAFIGAGSVVTKDIPPYALVVGNPARQIGWMSEFGHRLEFDANGSATCPESGEKYQLKEGSVTKLS
- a CDS encoding NAD-dependent epimerase/dehydratase family protein, yielding MKRVLITGAAGFLGSHLCDRFIKEGYYVIGMDNLITGNLKNIEHLFKLKEFEFYHHDVSKYIHIPGELDYILHFASPASPIDYLKIPIQTLKVGSLGTHNCLGLAKAKGARMLIASTSEVYGDPMVHPQTEDYWGNVNPIGPRGVYDEAKRFQEAITMAYHRYHGLETRIVRIFNTYGPRMRLNDGRVLPAFIGQALRGEDLTVFGDGSQTRSFCYVDDLIEGIYRLLHSDYAEPVNIGNPDEITIAQFAEEIIKLTGTDQKVIYKPLPVDDPMQRQPNIDRARAILDWEPKVSRAEGLKITYEYFKSLPEEELFKKEHNTFEGYIRK
- a CDS encoding nucleotide sugar dehydrogenase, with the translated sequence MNIAVVGTGYVGLVTGTCLAETGNHVICVDIDEKKVNKMRNGEVPIYEPHLDVLFERNIKQGRLKFTTDLEEAVGSAQVVFLALPTPPGEDGSADLSYVLGVADNLGKIMKDYKVLVDKSTVPVGTADKVTAAVQKHATVDFDVVSNPEFLREGFAVDDFLKPDRVVVGTSSEKAKKIMEELYKPYVRQGNPIIFMDEKSAELTKYAANAFLATKITFMNEIANLCELLDADVDKVRIGIGTDTRIGKRFLFPGIGYGGSCFPKDVQALAKSASEVNYDFTILDSVMRVNENQKTVIVPKIKDFYGGDLKGKHFALWGLAFKPDTDDIREAPALYVIDKLLEAGATITAYDPEAMDNVKERVGDRISYAEDANSALENADALIIATEWSVFRSPDFDVMSEKLKEKVVFDGRNLYELDQMKDLGFYYSSIGRRTIIPQG
- a CDS encoding aminotransferase class I/II-fold pyridoxal phosphate-dependent enzyme, whose product is MKQIAMVDLQTQYRRLQKEIDDAVLAVMDSARFIGGPEVDGFKNELAEYLGAEHVIPCANGTDALQIAMMALGLKPGDEVIVPTFTYVATAEVIALLGLTPVMVDVDEDTFTLDLSQVEAAIGPKTKAIVPVHLYGQCADMEGLMALADRHGIHVIEDNAQAIGSDYFFSNGRVAKSGTIGTFGTTSFFPSKNLGCFGDGGAIFTNDDDLAKMAVMIASHGQSKLYTHDVVGVNSRLDAMQAAVLRIKLRHLDDFISRRIAVADRYDAAFANVDAIKTPVRDNRSKHVFHQYTLVLNGVDRNGIKEFLQENDIPSMIYYPIPLHKQKAFANSDSNRSFAVTEKLCDNVISLPIHTEMESEQQDYIIEKVIEFINKSE
- a CDS encoding glycosyltransferase, with translation MATDKKCVIIGPAFPLRGGIAQLNESLSQEFTQQGIENVIFSFYLQYPSFLFPGTSQVEAADRKGPEGVKILPTISSVNPISWWLTVRQIKRFSPDFVVVRFWLPFMGPCLGTICRWLKKALGVPVVGVLDNVVPHEKRPFDKTFTKYFLRHCDAFVGMSSTVINDLTKFDSNKPRKQLYHPVYDRFGEKVERSFARKHLGIPENARMILFFGIIRKYKGLKLLLKAISQLEDKEDLRLVIAGEFYEDRAIYTKLIDKLKLTQHVTVNAGFVDKFKVKYYFCAADMVAQPYLSATQSGVTQIAYHFETPMLVTNVGGLPEMVPHGKVGYVTEPTPEAVSEGISKFFKEERYAEFVENIKEEKKRFSWDYFASQIRSLAEQVG